aaatatatatatattctgagaAATGTGAAGAGGGGTGTCTGTTATATAGTCAATTAAATCTGTATGGCCTAAACAAGATAGATAGGGGATATTATTTTACTGCGTGTCTCATGGCTTTACTGTTCTTTCATGCCCAATGATGCACCTGTCCTCTCCGCTGACTATCAGCTATCCCTCTATGTTCTTGTGGATTTCTGGAGAACATTGGTGCAGATTTCAATGACTTGATGTGTGGTATGATTGCTAGTTAACCTATTGCAGATCTGACACAAACGATCCACCTACCACTACTGTCCCTAtggatagagggcaggatagagTTGACTGTATAGTCAGCGTGCAGAAAAGCGTAGTGCATAAGGGAAGTACCAAAACACCTTTATAGTGGGGGGCACATGcaaggagatgaggaaatgtggcTATATGGAAAAAATTATATAGTAAAACCTGCAAAATGGGGAATGTAAACCACAGAAAAAATGCACTAACTCCCCTGTGCCCATTAAAAAAAATCACACAACACTCAGTAACCTCCCACCCCAGAAACCTCCCGCCCCAGTAAACTCCCACCCCAGTAACCTCCTACCCCAGTAACCTCCCACCCCAGTAACCTCCTACCCCAGTAACCTCCTACCCCAGTAACCTCCCGCCCCAGTAACCTCCCACCCCAGTAACCTCCTACCCCAGTAACTTCCCACCACAGTAACCTCCCACCACAGTAATCTCCTACCCCAGTAACTTCCCACCACAGTAACCTCCTACCCCAGTAACCTCCCACCCCAGTAACCTCCCACCCCAGAAACCTCCCGCCCCAGTAAACTCCCACCCCAGTAACCTCCTACCCCAGTAACCTCCCACCACAGTAACCTCCCACCCCAGTAACCTCCTACCCCAGTAACATCCTACCCCAGTAACCTCCCGCTCCAGTAACCTCCCACCCCAGTAACCTCCTACCCCCGTAACTTCCCACCACAGTAACCTCCCACCACAGTAACCTCCCACCCCAGTAACCTCCCACCCCAGTAACCTCCCACCCCAGTAACCTCCCACCACAGTAACCTCCCACCACAGCAACCTCCCACCCCAGTAACATCCCACCCCAGTAACCTCCCACCACAGCAACCTCCCACCCCAGTAACATCCCACCCCAGTAACCTCCCACCCCAGTAACCTCCCACCCCAGTAACCCCCCACCCCAGTAACCTCCCACCCCAGTAACCTCCCACCCCAGTAACCTCTTACCCCAGTAACCTCCCACCCCAGTAACCTCCCACCCCAGTAATCTCCCACCCGATTACATTTCTAACTGTCCCTTAAGAGACACCAACCACTATAAAGGTGATTTAAACACCCCCCCTCATCCATGTTCAGAGTATACATGcatgtacacactcacacatacacatgcaaaaCCTTCCATTCACACCTTAATGTGCATACTGCTGCATTGGTGTGCTGCTAAAAATGAAAAGGAAAGAGTGAGATTGAATTTAATCCCTAAAATGCTGTCTTGTTCACACTGTCACATCTCTCTTCTCATTAACCAATTGTTGTAGAACACTAAAACAAAATGCCCTCCATTCTCCTACACAAGTCTCTTTGACAGTTTGATATGACAAAGACATTGAGAGGGATCTTCAGTTACTGTCCCCTCGGGGACACTAAGATTAAGATCCATCCTCAGAAGAGGTCTCAAAGGTCATAAGGTAAACGCCAAACCAACAGCGGATTGGGAGAAGCGCTACTGTGCCTCATCTGCCCACGCCTACCCCGGTGACTCATTATGCATCGCCCTGGCACCGTCTCCTACACCCCCTCACATGCACGACAGAGCCCTCTTCGCCTGCTGGGTGTACCCCTGTCTTTCGGAGCATGGTCTGTTCTCTGTTTTAGGCCAAATGCAAggggggaggaggacagggaggaaagaaCGGTGAAAAGGGGTACATAGGGATTGGGCTGTTGctgaatacacacaaacacacacacatggaatgtcacacacacacacatagatatctATAGAAACACATGAACATACGAGTATAGTCTCACAAAAATAGTCACACACAAGCACATATTTGGCATATAGACATAGACATgtgcacccacacacagacacagacaaacacacacatgaatgCAAGGACATACTTCCATTGCCCTAACATGTGGAACTACAACAAGTCCAGATGTTCCCAAAATCATAAATGTGAAAATAATATAGTTTTGCATGAAAGCACAACAAAAAGTAAGCTCACCTTTTTGTTATGAATCATTCAAATCGAGGATGAAATGCATCACTTCAGTTTTAATAAAACGTGTAATCATAATGTACAATGCACACACGTATGTATGCTACTGGCATTGTACTAAGCTTTACATCAATGACATGAATGATAGATTGATATTGAAAATAATTATGGAATGTAAATACATACCCAGGAGGCTTGATCCATGGCATATAACGTTGACTCTTACCTCAACTGTACCTTTCATTTTGTTTATTCAATTTGagggatttttaaaaatgtgaaatggtaTTTAGTTCAAATAAATATTGAACAGTGAAACAAAGTCTAATTAGTAATGAGACTCTCTATCGTACACCtttaaaacaataataataataaaacatgaaTAACTTTGTAgtaataccattactactgacCTGTAAAGATGCTCGCAGAAATGTTAAGGTGCGTCACTTCCAAATGGATTTTTATCTCTAACAAAAATACAATGTCTATGTATTTTCAAAGTTAAATTGTGTTCCACATTTAAGATGTTGTTTGAGGTTTTGAATTAGGCTCATATTAGACAGGGTTGCTACCTAGCCAATCAAAATGTTACTGATGTGATTATCTGGCATGTGTCATGCCTCCTTCCATCTGCACAGATGAAGACAAATTCCACAGACTAGAACAACTTCAGGACAATTTGACGGACACGTATGGATAGCAATTCATATATAGCGTACTTTAAGTCAATCCCCCAAATGTATCTCCTTGTGTCTATTCCCATTAACATGAACTACTCTGGATTTGTTTGTGAAATCCACATTCCATCATTATCTCTGCAGGTCTATGTGAAGAGAAAACGGAGAAGCTTAATGAAAGGCCGATTACATACATTTATTGCATTTCATTTAATTGtaagaaattgagaaaaaaatgAGCACATATGAACATCACATAATATggttagtgagggaaataattTTGCACAGCAAAATATATAAGAGGAAAGTTGAATTAACATGTGTCTTAAAGATTTATTGATGAATGGTATCTCCCCATTTTGTACAAGCAGGGTGTCAATCCCTGTCTATTTAACAATGTCCAGACATTATTGATTATAATAATATTATTGCCTTGGAAATAATGAGTTTGTTTGAGCCAAAAAATAATCTAATACTGATTGACAACAAACTATTAAAATTAAGTTATCCAGCAATGCCAAAAATTATCTATCTGCGTTTTTGAATTAGCTTAATCGAGTAACCATTCTGTGATATATTGCAGACTACATTTTAGTGCAATTCAGTCCAAAATACATTATCAAAATGCAGGGTTCACGCTGACTTAGGGCGGAAGTTTCTCCTTATTTAATACTTTGGTTTAAAATACAGTGAGTGGTAGGTGAAGACAAACACTACTACAGCTGTCAAACTACTGCTTAAACTGGAAGAACATGCTGCAAAAAGCGCTGCTTATGCATGGAAACAATACTGTTAAATTGTATAAATTGGATCCGCCCCAACCTCTCCTACCCAATGACAGGAAAACAATTTAGTGCACAGGACTTTATGAAACCTACAGCTAAATGATCCTAATAATATACATCACATTCTTCTTTAAATGTCAACTTGTAGCACATCCATATTTTATTTTAGATTTACAAAGTATAACTACTGTAGGTCTACATATACTTCAATTATAATCCATAGCCTTCCAGAGTTGTTAAACGCACAgggatgtttttattttatttttaaatacacAAACTGCTTTTAAGCAACATACAGTTTAGTCCCATATAGGGATAgataattcattttagaatagtTGAGGTCCTTTTTGCTCCCTCGCTACATGGATACCGCCGACCATCTTCCATCAGGAATGCGTCATAATGTATAGAAATGGGCGCTTAGTCGTATCATTCAACACAGTTGAAATGCACTCACACGGGAAGGGGGGTGGAGAGTCCTTGTCACTTTTTTGTTGCTGTCCCAAAAAAGTGATCAGGTCATAAAACAAGTATGAATGCCATGCTGGAGTCATCCGATAAAAGTACATTTTCAAGCACAAAAAGAAAAGAAAACCCGTACATGTCCAGCATGCAGGCCAGTTCAATAACATATCTATTTTAAAATAATGGATATTGTTCATTATGAGTAATAGTCTGTTTGTTGCTTAACACAAAATAGCAAGCATAACGCATGAGATGAGGTGGGGTATAATGGCAGGCTCGCAGTCCTCCGAGTTTGGCAGAACAAAAACACAAAGGGAAAAAGGCCAAAAACGTCTTCTTACTGTAGATGGATGCAGTTTTTGACCGATATTTGTACACGGATTTCAAAGTCGAAAGGTGAAAAAAGGCAAGTCGATGAACTTCCAAGGCGTATACTTAGTGCTTGCATGCACACATAGTATACAGCAACATTGTAAAGTTAACAAATAATAAATGATAGTTCATATTCAAAACACTGCAAGTCAAATGAACAATGATGAAACAGAGCTTGACAAAAATATGCATCAAATAATAAGAATGGTAGCAAAAAAAAGATGATGGCAGGTTTCAGTTTCTACTCCAAAATGAAGGGCAATTATGACAAAGTTCCATCTTTCTATTGCAAGCCCCAAAACTCAAAACCGTTATTTGACAGACTGTTGTCAAAAAAAATAAAACCGAAAAAAATGATGTTTGCAAATTAGTTTTCTTGGTCTAGTAAGCCCCATTACAAAAAAATATCACAATGAAAACTTTTTAATTAGGGAACTGACAAACTCAGTTTTCATGATAATGTCGAGACTCACATGAAAAACTCCGGAGAGGAAGGGTTGTTGTCACTGCTGGATCCATTTTCTCTGAAGCCGTTGCTGATGAGCTTCTCATATTTTTCTTTGTATGCGTCCCTCTCCCGGGCCAGCCTGGAGATCTCCGCCTTGAGGTGGTCGACTTGCTGGACGAGCTGCGTCTTCTCGCCCTCCAGGACGTGCCGCTGCTGCACCCGCTTGTAGCGGCAGGACTGCGCATAGCCTCTGTTCTTTAGGGTCCTCCTCTTCTGTTTCAGCCGGAtcacttcttccttgctgactcCCCGTAGCTGCCGGTTGAGCTCCCGCACCGACATGCCCACCAGCTGGTCGTCCGAAAACCGGTCGTCCAAATGTCCCATGTGTGGGTGGTTTCCTCCAGAGCTTCCGTTGGACGAGACCCCAGGTGATTGGTGATGGTGACCGCcgttgtggtggtgatggtggtggtggggcccCCCGTTCTGGGCTGCTGCGGCGGCGATAACTGCGGACACCACCGCCGCGGCAGAGCCCATCTCTTCCCCGCCCATGGTGCCTCCTCCTCCGGCTCCGCCGGCAAACTGCTGCCCTCTAGCATAGCCATCGAAGGACTGGAGCTGGTGACTGCTGTTGATCAGCGCCTCAACTGCGTCTTCGGGGCTGAAGCCCAGCGCCTCCGGATTCAACTGCGGTTGATAACCGGACATCCAGTAGAAATCCTCCAAGTGTGCCTTCTGTTCGCTCCCCGACCCCGGACTGGGCGACGAGAAGCTTGGAGAAGGGGGCACCGAGCTGCAAGGCGTGCTCATCGGGGTGGAAGACAAGGATCCCCCGGCGATAAGGCGGCTGCACTGGCTGATGTTGCGATCGGGCTCCACCGGCTCCTTTTTCACTTCAAACTTCATCAGATCGAAGTCATTAACATATTCCATGGCCAGGGGACTGGTGGGCAGGTCGGAGTTGCTCATTGCCAGTTCTGATGCCATCCTCTTGCTGCCGACAGTCCTCCAAAGGGGGTGAAGAGCAGCTGTCAAACTGGGTTGGTTTGGAAGAACGTGAGCCAGTTTGCTTTTTAAGCGTATTTGTCTTAAAGTGAAAAAATAGGTTTTCAATGTCCTTTTTGCAGCGACGTGTTCCCAACTGTAAATTAATAGTTTTCTTTTCAGAGTCTATTGCACAGACGCACCAGAGCCGTGCAGGCGAGTTGCGGAGTCCTCTTTCAGCATGAGAAATTCGGCGAATTTGTATTTTTAACATTTAACACATTACTGTTTCTTCATGGATTGGCCTACATTGCGTAAAGCGGAGAGGGTGAAATGTCGAAGGAGAGGGGTAAATGTAGCCTCGCACGTAAAATGCCTCTGACTTGTAGGCGATTTTTTAGAAGGATCACACAGCAGATGAGTTTAAAAGCATTGCAGAGTTTTATAGCCGCCCTGACGTCAGGTTGGAAATGGGAAATTGACTCGGACGAAGAGCCAATGGGCTCGCACAATCTATGGGCTAATTAACATATTAGTACAGAAACAAAACTTTTCTCTACTGTCAAAGGCTATCAGCTGACTGTCAGCTGCAACTCAACCTCTTAACTCTTTCGCCTCTC
This sequence is a window from Oncorhynchus keta strain PuntledgeMale-10-30-2019 chromosome 14, Oket_V2, whole genome shotgun sequence. Protein-coding genes within it:
- the LOC118393947 gene encoding transcription factor Maf; protein product: MASELAMSNSDLPTSPLAMEYVNDFDLMKFEVKKEPVEPDRNISQCSRLIAGGSLSSTPMSTPCSSVPPSPSFSSPSPGSGSEQKAHLEDFYWMSGYQPQLNPEALGFSPEDAVEALINSSHQLQSFDGYARGQQFAGGAGGGGTMGGEEMGSAAAVVSAVIAAAAAQNGGPHHHHHHHNGGHHHQSPGVSSNGSSGGNHPHMGHLDDRFSDDQLVGMSVRELNRQLRGVSKEEVIRLKQKRRTLKNRGYAQSCRYKRVQQRHVLEGEKTQLVQQVDHLKAEISRLARERDAYKEKYEKLISNGFRENGSSSDNNPSSPEFFM